Within the Micromonospora citrea genome, the region CCCGAAGGAGTTCTGGCAGGCCGACAGCAAGGTCTCCTACCGCGTCCAGGCGGGCGGCCTGCCGCTGGGCGACGGCTGGTACGGCCGAGCCGACCTCAGCGTCGACATCAAGGTCGGCGCCGCGCTGATCATGACGGTGGACAACAGCACCAAGCGGATGACCGTCACGAAGAACGGCTCCGTGATCAAGACCATCCCGGTCAGCCTCGGCAAGAAGAGCACCCCGTCCTCCAGCGGCACGATGGTCGTGATCGAGAAGCTCCGCAAGACGGTCTTCGACACCTTCGAGGAGCTGGGTCCGGAGGAGGGCTACCGCACCAAGATCGACTACGCGCAGCGGCTCACCTGGGGCGGCGAGTTCATCCACGCGGCACCCTGGTCGGAGGGGCAGCAGGGCCGGGTGAACGTCTCGCACGGCTGCGTGAACGTCTCGATGGCCAACGGGGCCTGGCTGTTCGCCAACACCCGGATCGGTGACCCGATCACCGTCAAGGGCACCGAGCGCAAGCTCCAGAACGGCAACGGCTGGACCGACTGGAACATGAGCTGGGAGGAGTACGTCAAGGGCAGCGCCCTGCCGTACGAGCCGGCGACCGAGGCGGACCCGGACGTGAGCGCCGAGCCCGGGGCCACCCCCACCGCCTGAGCCCGGAACGCCGAAGGCCCCCTCCTCGCGGAGGGGGCCTTCGTCAACCGGGTGACTGATGGGAATTGAACCCACGACAACCGGGACCACAACCCGGTGCTCTGCCAACTGAGCTACAGCCACCATGCCGTTCACACCCGATGGATCCGCGCCCGGTCGATCGCCCCGGGCGGGGTGCGGACCAATAATAGCCCCACCCCGACCCGCCGCGTCCAGCGGGTTGTCCCGGGCGGCGCTACAACTGCGCGGCGATCGCCTTGGCGGTCTCCACGTCGGGCCCGGGCAGCGGCACGAAGACCGTCCGCCGGTAGTACTCCAACTCCCGGATGCTCTCCCGGATGTCGGCCAGCGCCCGGTGCGCGAGCCCCTTCTGCGGCTGCCCGAAGTACACCCGCGGGTACCAGCGGCGGCACAGTTCCTTGATCGAGGAGACGTCGATCATCCGGTAGTGCAGGTGCGCGTCGAGGCGCGGCATGTCCCGGCTGATGAAGCCCCGGTCGGTGGCGATCGAGTTG harbors:
- a CDS encoding L,D-transpeptidase; protein product: MRAVQDQLIRPGGDRRGGRRRGFAAAVLAVTLALTAACTDGGGDEPSGWQDGGQSAAPKAAATIVEPKADAKDVPASTGVTFTTKDAQETTVELKDSAGEAVEGKLTADGKSWLPTGALEYGETYTATVTATGDDGRPATATSTFTTMAKPGKQVRISSFLGDDQVVGVGMPLIVKFSRAIPKDYRDDVQSRMTVTSTPAQEGIWHWVSPTEIRYRPKEFWQADSKVSYRVQAGGLPLGDGWYGRADLSVDIKVGAALIMTVDNSTKRMTVTKNGSVIKTIPVSLGKKSTPSSSGTMVVIEKLRKTVFDTFEELGPEEGYRTKIDYAQRLTWGGEFIHAAPWSEGQQGRVNVSHGCVNVSMANGAWLFANTRIGDPITVKGTERKLQNGNGWTDWNMSWEEYVKGSALPYEPATEADPDVSAEPGATPTA